From the Bacteroidia bacterium genome, one window contains:
- a CDS encoding formylglycine-generating enzyme family protein has protein sequence MLRSFRCTDCALIVAILIPILFVSCSDDDDPGTAIGVEMLAIPGGSFTMGDAANKYEQNERPARTVAVKAFMMSKTEITQQQYRDIMGNNPSKAVGDRLPVESLSWYEALEFCNKLSEKEGRTPCYSGIPNSVTCDFNANGYRLPTEAEWEYACRAGTTTDYHCGNSTADLNRCSWNSGNSSGKPNEVAKLEANAWGLHDMHGNVFEWCWDWYKVDYYGEGINDNPTGPASGQEKVCRGGSWFVYYYGHRVSFRSMLRPAFRSIDIGFRIVRKQG, from the coding sequence ATGTTACGATCTTTCCGATGCACAGATTGTGCCCTGATAGTAGCCATATTAATCCCGATATTGTTCGTTTCCTGCAGTGACGATGACGATCCGGGTACCGCTATAGGCGTAGAGATGCTGGCCATTCCCGGCGGCAGCTTCACCATGGGCGATGCGGCGAACAAGTATGAGCAGAATGAGCGACCTGCCCGCACTGTCGCCGTCAAGGCGTTCATGATGAGCAAGACGGAAATCACGCAGCAGCAGTACCGCGATATCATGGGCAATAATCCCAGCAAAGCTGTGGGAGACAGGCTTCCCGTCGAGAGTCTCAGTTGGTACGAGGCTCTCGAGTTCTGCAACAAGCTCAGCGAAAAGGAAGGACGCACACCCTGCTACAGCGGTATTCCCAACAGCGTCACCTGTGACTTCAACGCGAATGGCTACCGTCTTCCCACGGAGGCGGAATGGGAGTACGCCTGTCGTGCCGGTACTACCACAGATTATCACTGCGGTAATTCCACAGCGGATCTCAATCGCTGTTCCTGGAATTCCGGGAACAGCAGCGGTAAGCCGAATGAGGTCGCCAAGCTCGAAGCCAACGCATGGGGATTGCACGACATGCACGGCAACGTCTTCGAGTGGTGTTGGGATTGGTACAAGGTCGATTACTACGGAGAAGGAATCAACGACAATCCGACGGGCCCCGCCTCCGGACAGGAAAAAGTGTGCCGCGGAGGATCATGGTTCGTGTATTACTACGGGCATCGCGTGTCCTTCCGGTCGATGTTGCGGCCGGCATTCCGCAGTATAGACATCGGTTTTCGGATCGTACGAAAACAGGGCTGA